The sequence acacacacacacacacacacactcacaataACTATTTAAAGTCACGTAATGACCTGCACGTGCGACGATTACAGCCAGGACAACGATACTTCACGTCCGATTTTCCGCAAACGGAGCAGCTCATTGTATACAAACTGCTAAATCTATCCGGGTAATTTAGATTTAGCAGGGCCCGGATAATACTTTGAGATGGCGTGGTTTTACTCTgagttttgtctttgtttgcttctttttAGTTTTCCCATTTCTTTGTCCGACCCCGCTTTGCCTGAAAATCAAACAGAAGCAGTGAAGGGTCTCATCAGTCGTCTTCTTGGCGAGGATTACGTTGAGAAGTTCGACTTGCAAATCATTTCTGCAACAAGCCAGGGACGTGATGTGTTTGAAATCGACAGTTCTGGAAATGCAGACCAAGGTGAGACTGCAAAGTGTGTGTTTTCTACTTTTGTACTTGGCATGTTTCAAGGTCACATGATTGATGCGCATCTCAGCTGCGCACAAGATGAATTCAGTCTAGCTAAAGTgcagtaattaattacctgCTGTAAATGTAGAAATACTGACTTGTGTATCTTATCATGCTTAATTTTGTCAGTCTACCGCCGGTGCTGTAAGTCTATAGATCACCCTCCAcaagtgcatgtgcatgataaTGAAATTGAATACATGTTTTGTAGGTGTtatgttgattaattaaatagttttaTGATATATGTTGTGATATTTGTATATCTGGTAATTaagtgtgttgttttgtagttACTATAAGAGGAAATACTGGTGTTGCAATGGCATCTGGTTTCAATTGGTATCTAAAGTATTACTGCAATTGCCACGTCTCATGGGGAGTCAATGGAACAGGAGACCAGGTATGCTGTACGTGTCTGCAGTGGGAGTACAGTTATTATATGAACATGCAGCTGCTTGTTATTTATGTGTTGCATAGCTGAATGTTCCAACTCCATTACCTCGGGTAACACAGAAGGTTCGAATTGAGAGTCCAGTGAAGTATCGGTAAGGAACAGTTAATAGTACTAAATGCATAAGATCTGATGTCATATGTTGCTATAGCTTGTCACTTTGTATGTGTGGTCTTGTATTGATTAGCTAgtttctgaccgtctactgaaacaccgagtcctagctagacgatacgtatttgttgaaaccttgctgtcatggaagtaaacatgcaaacttcctagtagtttagattatgtatataggcctggtataggtagtcgtcgttttgcgattgtgatcaagacaattgaaatgtacagtttaggtatgcactcagttctgttgtaacgacagtggtatggtatttactgacatagaaattgatatcagcaaacattgactatcaacagtgttagatgcagcacagtgtagtaaaggattgatcatactgtagtgcGGGaggtgtgaatagttgactgtaggtggcattcaactcctgaaggtgtttcttggttgtcaagtacacacaatccctagctacaatacaaaaggatggggcgacgaaagttCAGGAAGCGTTTTCGTCGCCATTTGCTCACTtagacgaatcgttcttagactcatctgtagtcggacacggaaacaattttttaaggtaggttctatcatgaaacgtggtcgtggggaggagaaatttgagatttgtacacacacacacacacacacacacacacaccaaaagctcgatggagatccatataggaccacgccccgtATCTGTTGTGTGACccagattagaagcctcgctacgctcggcaattaacTTGGACTGGCAATTAACTACTGGTTACATATTGTGTGGCTACATTAGTGGCAAAGTTGGAATTATCCAATAGTTGATGAATACTCTGTAAACTAGACTCTGGAAATGCTGAGTCTACAACAGACTCTGtggaatgtttgtttgtgtgtgtgtgtgtgtgtgtgtgtgtgtgtgtgtgtgtgtgtgtgtgtgtgtgtgtgtgtgtgtgtgtgtgtgtgtgtgtgtgtcactgtgcatatgtgtgtgagAGCGAGCGAGCTGCAATTTATTTAGTTTCAAGCACCTCTAGACTATGTTGTTTACAAGATTTGTGTGATCTTTATTGGCAAGAGTTTTGACTTTTCTTTGATCTGGACATTGTGTGTTGTTATGGTTTTCGTATGTGTTGACTTGTGGGTAGTTtcttttgtgtttttgtgtagaTACTATATGAATGTCTGCACTGTGTCATACTCAATGGTTTGGTGGGACTGGCAGAGATGGCAACGTGAAATAGACTGGTAATATTGGATGTAGTTTCtagtaattgtttatttttatgtcAGCATGTTTTCATTGCACAGGATGGCTCTTCAGGGAATCAACTTGCCTTTGTCATTTACAGGGCAAGAGGTATTTACAATTGCATGTATAGCTTACTAATTAGGTAACTCTGAATTTGGTAAAAGTAGGTTTAACCATTTGTTATACACCAAAAGTTTTTGTCTGATTTTGGATGTAGAGTTTTTGAACACCTTGCTACGAATTTAGAAACTTTGTACTAACACTATCACATATATCagtatgttgttgttttgatgCTGTTTGGGTAATTAATCTGTGTATGTTAGCTGATATGGGCTGAGACGTTTATCCAACTTGGACTAAGTGAGGCAGAACTTGAGGAATACTTCAGTGGACCTGCATTTCTTGCATGGAATAGAATGGTGCAACAGCCAGCTGTAGTTCTGTGTTTAGTTGCTGACATATGAgggtgtgttgtgttttataGGGTAACATGAGGGGATGGTATGTTCAAGTGATATGATGTAGAGGATATGGAGGTGATCAGTGGTTATACTTTGATGGTTTAGGGGTGGTCCTCTTTCGAAAAGTTGGAGAAGCAAGCAGGCTAATTTGCAAAAGCAGATTCTTCAGCAACAGAGACAGTTTGGAATGACATCTGTTTTGCCTGGATTCTCAGGTACATTTGAAGTGAAATATCAGTATTATAGAAGTTTGTATCAACTCCTCTAGGTCATGTTCCAAAGGAACTTCAGAAGATCTTTCCACATGCAAATTTGTCAAGGTCACCAGATTGGGGACGTAAGTTGATCTTTTTCTTACATGTGATGATTGTTAATCTCACATTATACATTGCATTCATAGGGTTCAATGACACATATTGCTGTGTTTATCTTTTGAGTCCTGCAGACCCTGAGTTTAGTGTGATTGCTAAGAAATTTATTGAAGTGTTAATGGAGAACTTTGGAACAGGTTTGATGTATAGAACTGTTTCAGTTTTAATTGAAGTATGACTGTACTGTTCAGATCTTTAaaccttattaattaaacactatGGACTAACTTGTTCTCTTGGACAGTTTTACAACTCTATTGCCTGCCATGTTGGTATGATTTGTAACTGCAATGCTGTTTATTTTCAGATCATGTTTATAATGTGGACACGTTCAATGAAATGGTGAGTAAGTGTTTACACAGTAGTTTCAGTATGTTGGGAGTGATGAAACTATAATCTAGTTGCTGGTAGAATTGTGGTCTTGTAGAGTAATCGAAAATAATGAATTGATAATTGGTTGTGGCATTGACTTTGATGAAGTTCAAGAGTTACAAAATCAGGAGCAtgtactgtttgtctgcaaATGTGTTTTGTTATGTGTGTAATTGTGTTTGAATGCAAGATGTCTTATAAGTTACTTAGTAGAAATTTGCATGGTTGGTTGGAATGATTGCTGATTGAAAAATATGGCTGTTTGCTAGAATCCTGCTTCAAAAGACCCAACATACTTGGCAGCAACTAGTTCTGCAGTATTGAAGGTATTTAGAGCTTTGTTAACTTTGTACATAGGTGTTGCTGTGTACCTTTTTGTTTGCAGGGTTTACAGTCAGCTGATCCAGATGCAGTTTGGTTGATGCAGGGCTGGCTCTTTTTATCTGGATTTTGGGGAGCTGACGAAATGAAGGTAAGTTAACTGTCATATGCTTGCAGAAAGAGTTGTTGTCATGGATTTTTTCAGGCATGTacggtaattaattatttgtctAAAGACATAATGAATACATTGAGACTTGATTTATTGTTGGGTGAGTGGGTGCATAGATATGCATAGTGAAATTAAGTTTTGAAATAATGGGATGATGTAACATGTCTATTGCAATTTAACTGTAATCTAGTACGTGTCTAATGTCTAATGTCAGTATTCCTTTTTGTAGGCATATTTGAATGTGATTCCTAACAACAAAATGATCATCCTTGATCTTGATACAGTAATTTTTGCTAGCGTTATATTGCTGCTTATTGAAAAGCAACTTGTCTTGTGTAGGAGAATCGTCCAATATGGAAGAAATCAGACTCATACTATGGGAAGCCATTTGTTTGGTGAGGCGCAGTAGAAGacagtaattaaattaagtaataaaATGGATCTCATTGTTTTGCTATTTTTACTTCAAAGGTGCATGTTGCATAATTTTGGAGGCACTCGTGGTTTGTATGGCAATTTGACCAGGTTTGTGTTTAGTATCTAGACTACCTTTTCAGTGCTTGGCTTCTATCTGATAATTTGTGTTTGCAGAATTGCCACTGGCCCTCTTGCTGATCGTGCTGCCCCTGGCAGTACCATGGATGGTGTGGGAATAACGATGGTGAGCCTACTGATATTTAGTCTGACCAGTTTTTTGTGACGTTTGTCTAGGTTTTATTGTGTAGTTAATTGAGACAATAGGTGAGGCATTATGTTGGTATATTAATTTAAGACACTTACCTAACATTATTGGCACAGGGTGCTTGTAAGGTCAACTTTGCACCAGATTGCTTCATCTCCATTGATGGAATTTACAAGACACATACGTACAGCTTATAGACTTTTAGTTAACTGTAAATGTGAATGTCAGCATTTGTGACTTGTACGTCATCACTACTGCCTTGGTGTTTGATTTGTGTAGCTGTTGTTTGGATTACACACTCTGTACTTAAAATTTGTTGTCTTGCTGTCTTGGTAGTAACCAGTTTTTTTAGTTTCACTGATAGGCTACTTTTGTGGTAACCAAagagttaattaactaactaattacAGGTGGAAGTGGGATATGGACTGACACCCTAATCTGTAATGATTAAATCTGAtgattgattgttgacattcaAGTCATTGTAATGCATTTTTGTATAGGAAactatatgttaattaagtaccTCCTACACTAATTGCAGCAGCTGAGATTTGCATGTTGGTCTGATACTTCAGACTAGTTGTCTACACAGTAGGAATTGCTGCAGTATAATGTTAGATGGTTTCGCACCCAGCTTGCTAAACACCTGAACAAACAACTTGTCAACTGATAGGGT is a genomic window of Corticium candelabrum chromosome 11, ooCorCand1.1, whole genome shotgun sequence containing:
- the LOC134187017 gene encoding alpha-N-acetylglucosaminidase-like isoform X1 translates to MAWFYSEFCLCLLLFSFPISLSDPALPENQTEAVKGLISRLLGEDYVEKFDLQIISATSQGRDVFEIDSSGNADQVTIRGNTGVAMASGFNWYLKYYCNCHVSWGVNGTGDQLNVPTPLPRVTQKVRIESPVKYRYYMNVCTVSYSMVWWDWQRWQREIDWMALQGINLPLSFTGQELIWAETFIQLGLSEAELEEYFSGPAFLAWNRMGNMRGWGGPLSKSWRSKQANLQKQILQQQRQFGMTSVLPGFSGHVPKELQKIFPHANLSRSPDWGRFNDTYCCVYLLSPADPEFSVIAKKFIEVLMENFGTDHVYNVDTFNEMNPASKDPTYLAATSSAVLKGLQSADPDAVWLMQGWLFLSGFWGADEMKAYLNVIPNNKMIILDLDTENRPIWKKSDSYYGKPFVWCMLHNFGGTRGLYGNLTRIATGPLADRAAPGSTMDGVGITMEAIEHNPIVYELMLEMGWRSSPFDLDEWVRQYAVRRYGTKNDALLAAWHILQTTLYTIPSTSKSQVEVRPSITIGKNYSPNTTALVQAWRLFVQGALEIKPVGPFRYDLVDVTRQALLNLFTDFHSMFMVAYQRYQLYHVNSSVEFNSIVSVMLEIIDDLDQLLGSDVNFLLGIWTTTARSWGDTEEEKNLMELNARNQVTLWGPRGNIEDYASKNGWSGLVGDYYLSRWHLFVSRLQGSIHDGTAMDFNAYESDLLQLEQKWSYTVKPFSIIPVGETVSIAKSLVTKWGKSSTQGYDVVPETDASGHDLLWGTSQMWTRDVEQLKLLCNSDALCAGFNTNGYLKNMTASAVRVHSPNTDLYVKIM
- the LOC134187017 gene encoding alpha-N-acetylglucosaminidase-like isoform X2, translating into MAWFYSEFCLCLLLFSFPISLSDPALPENQTEAVKGLISRLLGEDYVEKFDLQIISATSQGRDVFEIDSSGNADQVTIRGNTGVAMASGFNWYLKYYCNCHVSWGVNGTGDQLNVPTPLPRVTQKVRIESPVKYRYYMNVCTVSYSMVWWDWQRWQREIDWMALQGINLPLSFTGQELIWAETFIQLGLSEAELEEYFSGPAFLAWNRMGNMRGWGGPLSKSWRSKQANLQKQILQQQRQFGMTSVLPGFSGHVPKELQKIFPHANLSRSPDWGRFNDTYCCVYLLSPADPEFSVIAKKFIEVLMENFGTDHVYNVDTFNEMNPASKDPTYLAATSSAVLKGLQSADPDAVWLMQGWLFLSGFWGADEMKAYLNVIPNNKMIILDLDTENRPIWKKSDSYYGKPFVWCMLHNFGGTRGLYGNLTRIATGPLADRAAPGSTMDGVGITMEAIEHNPIVYELMLEMGWRSSPFDLDEWVRQYAVRRYGTKNDALLAAWHILQTTLYTIPSTSKSQVEVRPSITIGKNYSPNTTALVQAWRLFVQGALEIKPVGPFRYDLVDVTRQALLNLFTDFHSMFMVAYQRYQLYHVNSSVEFNSIVSVMLEIIDDLDQLLGSDVNFLLGIWTTTARSWGDTEEEKNLMELNARNQVTLWGPRGNIEDYASKNGWSGLVGDYYLSRWHLFVSRLQGSIHDGTAMDFNAYESDLLQLEQKWSYTVKPFSIIPVGETVSIAKSLVTKWGKSSTQGYDVVPETDASGHDLLWGTQMWTRDVEQLKLLCNSDALCAGFNTNGYLKNMTASAVRVHSPNTDLYVKIM